One Neodiprion pinetum isolate iyNeoPine1 chromosome 1, iyNeoPine1.2, whole genome shotgun sequence genomic window carries:
- the ci gene encoding transcriptional activator cubitus interruptus produces the protein MPEKEVAYHQETFSLLPPPPPPPHHHHHHSAFHAAFHPHGHPPPPFHPHHGPTAHHPAAAAAAAAAAAAWEHHAAAAAAAAAAFHAPPPHHPLSSGGATTIGGTGSPVGNSGGSGNANGGNVGGSGSGLRGEQSGSGNGDEGGNAEGRGGEGGGGDAGGGGNASSGTDFLRRSHPLSEHTLHPAYRLNYMDHLYHQLQASTHSPNASLHGLGGLGPEYLLHAAGPASTLASSEFPFSIDASSRLGSPRASASASASAIRASRKRALSSSPYSDRFDIDSMIRFSPNSLASIVNGSRSSSASGSYGHLSAAMSPALGMHPGMAPHLQQLQTHLLRSAAVAAALLPHGHHPSSHLQPPPHPPHPAHHPGHHHHPHSHTHSHAALGPPHAQLFSVPPHTTGMVAAVGTHGSLPPPKTERTTDTACRRTSAEGPGRSIAAEADTSSRRASTKVKREPVTTAASTTTAMTTTTTAPPTHPQGLSPSEDLRDEPGDFIETNCHWRGCGLEFPTQDDLVKHINNDHIHANKKSFVCGWEDCSREEKPFKAQYMLVVHMRRHTGEKPHKCTFEGCFKAYSRLENLKTHLRSHTGEKPYTCEYPGCSKAFSNASDRAKHQNRTHSNEKPYVCKAQGCTKRYTDPSSLRKHVKTVHGAEFYANKKHKGGDGGGSDEAGAGGHSPSRSEDRHPKTPSLSSPSVKSESEANSPPGMMQQGSPLIGGCTDDLGMGGGSGDGVTAIGVDEPWNEEPDDLDIADLPVALRAMVGGMESQQAPPPSRSRIKGRLSAKAMPPLSVGVTGMRLGRGAGGIGSGGGVGGGCIGGVGGGGVGAGGIGGGGGGGIGGGGGPGPQGNIGELNRRITDLKMESGARQTTFTDLQLRLQPLSEPRRDSNSTVSTYYGSMRSADFGSRRSSQASGVSAVRLGLGMGLGLGIGSNGPGSGSGNGGGGGSGIGGGGSGGAGGSFYDPISPGNSRRSSQLSTTSGRLNGPPHLQGQYSTNNLVDQTQNMSLQGPQGIPGDWMPHGHCPQPAGDRRMSEPARTHQGQRTSPLMPPRPRSAQLPELHPNQEVILDEVGEGEMVENKLVIPDEMMQYLNQVQAGGNQVSYRGSPLPICQSPICTNPSHYQRQQIPCTYNSQQHQLNCYNQGNGRQNCPNYQNMSPSSNLHPQCGSSRASQASLGGYCPPQNQLQSQPPPGYGSQSQCGSQIASPAGGQVMSPGSHYAPSHASDQPMTSPAAGALAPQHVPQNVQQNSAQMTRHCSLQGHPTTPQGFYAGGSGGGITGTGTGAYGCRNVNCAQLHRPDETCAIHPQTQSLQSHGQISQQCAGQPRNGSTSNCPLLSPASNQSATTVKNNTNNNHSNNRCSQIAHQGQTGHRQGVQPTNESPHHHHHHHHLPNVANPTVRNPVNQCQQMTPGHCPQAGMGGQKVRGAVVSQQNQQTQPGANVCGQMTGGGCSQQSAATVQGQTNLGCGPQSCSMHHGCQPQMSPSHFTCGCQWGYTTETCFHSHDANMPEIQCRDISQSQQGSPVKPPQGMRQDSYRRTLEYVEQCRNWSGNAQAQVHETGVSSSTHPLSLPQPLPASANMIVNDMTSSLSSLLEENRYLQMIQ, from the exons attATCGAGTGGAGGAGCAACGACGATCGGTGGAACCGGTAGTCCAGTGGGAAACAGCGGTGGTAGCGGTAACGCGAACGGCGGTAACGTAGGTGGAAGTGGTTCCGGTCTGAGAGGAGAACAGAGCGGAAGCGGGAACGGAGACGAAGGTGGTAACGCCGAGGGGCGAGGAGGTGAAGGTGGAGGCGGAGACGCCGGCGGCGGTGGGAACGCGAGTTCCGGTACCGACTTCCTCCGCAGAAGCCACCCCCTCTCGGAGCACACTCTCCACCCCGCGTATCGGCTCAACTACATGGACCACCTCTACCATCAGCTCCAGGCCTCCACGCACAGCCCCAACGCCTCATTACACG GGCTGGGTGGTTTAGGACCGGAGTACCTCCTGCACGCTGCCGGCCCCGCGAGCACCCTCGCCTCGTCAGAATTTCCCTTCTCTATCGATG CCTCTTCGAGACTAGGCAGTCCAAGAGCCtcagcatcagcatcagcgTCAGCGATCAGGGCGAGCAGAAAACGCGCCCTGAGCAGCTCACCGTACTCGGATAGATTCGACATCGACAGCATGATACGATTCAGCCCCAACAGCCTGGCATCCATCGTAAACGGCTCGAGAAGTAGCAGTGCAAGCGGAAGCTACGGCCATCTTTCCGCAG CCATGAGTCCGGCGCTTGGAATGCACCCGGGGATGGCACCGCATCTTCAACAACTTCAGACCCACCTTTTACGAAGTGCCGCCGTTGCAGCAGCCCTCCTCCCCCACGGCCACCACCCCTCGtcccaccttcaaccaccacCGCACCCCCCTCACCCCGCACACCATCCGGGCCATCATCACCACCCTCATTCTCACACCCACTCACATGCCGCCCTCGGTCCACCGCATGCCCAACTATTCTCCGTACCTCCGCACACAACTGGCATGGTAGCCGCAGTTGGAACCCACGGAAGCCTACCGCCTCCAAAGACTGAG CGAACGACGGACACGGCGTGCCGAAGGACTTCGGCGGAAGGACCGGGCCGATCGATAGCCGCCGAGGCTGACACCTCGTCCAGAAGAGCCTCGACCAAAGTAAAAAGGGAACCGGTCACGACCGCGGCGAGCACGACGACAGCCATGACGACGACAACGACCGCCCCGCCAACCCATCCCCAGGGACTCAGCCCAAGCGAGGACCTGAGGGACGAACCTGGGGACTTCATAGAGACCAACTGCCACTGGAGAGGATGCGGTCTCGAATTTCCAACGCAg GATGATCTCGTCAAGCACATAAACAACGACCACATCCATGCGAATAAAAAGAGTTTTGTATGTGGTTGGGAAGATTGTTCGAGAGAAGAGAAACCGTTCAAGGCGCAGTACATGTTGGTCGTTCATATGAGGCGGCATACGGGTGAAAAACCCCACAAATGTACC TTTGAAGGCTGCTTCAAAGCATATTCAAGGCTAGAAAACCTCAAGACGCATCTGAGATCTCACACGGGTGAAAAACCTTACACCTGCGAGTACCCGGGATGCAGCAAGGCCTTCAGCAACGCCAGCGACCGAGCCAAACACCAAAATCGAACGCATTCTAACGAG AAACCGTACGTTTGCAAAGCTCAAGGCTGTACGAAGAGGTATACAGATCCGTCGTCTCTTCGGAAGCATGTGAAAACTGTTCACGGTGCAGAATTCTACGCGAACAAGAAGCACAAGGGCGGCGACGGTGGCGGAAGTGACGAGGCTGGTGCAGGTGGACACAGTCCTAGTCGCAGCGAAGATCGACATCCAAAGACCCCGAGTTTGTCGAGTCCAAGTGTGAAATCAGAAAGCGAGGCGAACAGTCCGCCTGGTATGATGCAACAGGGAAGTCCACTGATCGGCGGATGCACGGATGATCTTGGAATGGGAGGCGGCAGCGGAGACGGCGTGACTGCGATTGGGGTGGACGAACCGTGGAACGAGGAACCGGATGACCTCGACATCGCCGATCTTCCGGTCGCGCTCCGTGCCATG GTCGGCGGAATGGAGTCTCAACAGGCACCCCCGCCCTCGAGGAGTCGTATAAAGGGCCGACTAAGCGCGAAAGCAATGCCACCATTATCGGTCGGGGTGACGGGCATGAGGTTAGGACGAGGAGCCGGGGGAATCGGAAGCGGCGGAGGTGTCGGCGGTGGTTGTATCGGCGGTGTTGGCGGAGGCGGAGTTGGAGCTGGAGGAATAGGCGGGGGTGGCGGTGGTGGTATTGGAGGCGGTGGAGGGCCTGGACCCCAGGGTAACATCGGAGAGCTTAACAGGCGGATAACGGACCTGAAAATGGAGAGTGGAGCGAGACAAACGACCTTCACCGACCTTCAACTAAGACTGCAACCCCTTAGCGAACCTAGACGCGACAGCAACAGTACGGTTAGTACCTACTACGGAAGCATGCGCTCGGCTGACTTTGGGAGCCGGAGAAGCAGCCAAGCAAGTGGCGTCAGTGCCGTGAGACTTGGTCTCGGCATGGGCTTGGGACTCGGTATCGGTTCGAATGGACCTGGAAGCGGGAGTGGAAACGGTGGTGGGGGTGGCAGCGGAATTGGGGGAGGTGGTAGTGGTGGAGCTGGTGGAAGCTTCTACGATCCAATAAGCCCGGGGAATTCTCGGAGAAGTAGTCAGCTTAGTACAACCTCCGGTCGACTCAACGGACCACCTCATCTTCAGGGCCAGTACTCGACAAACAATTTGGTCGACCAGACGCAGAACATGTCGCTTCAg GGACCACAAGGAATCCCGGGGGACTGGATGCCCCACGGGCACTGTCCACAGCCAGCTGGTGACCGAAGAATGTCGGAACCAGCTCGTACTCATCAAGGTCAAAGAACGTCTCCTCTCATGCCACCGAGACCAAGGTCAGCCCAGCTTCCGGAACTCCATCCAAACCAGGAAGTCATTCTCGACGAAGTCGGGGAGGGTGAAATGGTGGAAAACAAACTGGTCATACCAGACGAAATGATGCAGTACCTCAATCAG GTACAAGCAGGAGGCAACCAAGTAAGCTACAGAGGGAGTCCTCTACCGATCTGCCAATCGCCAATATGCACAAACCCGTCGCACTACCAACGCCAGCAGATCCCCTGCACTTACAACAGCCAACAGCACCAGTTGAATTGTTACAACCAAGGAAACGGTAGACAAAACTGTCCAAACTACCAAAATATGTCACCATCGTCGAACCTGCACCCGCAGTGCGGTAGTTCGAGAGCGAGTCAAGCTTCGTTAGGTGGTTACTGCCCGCCGCAGAACCAGTTGCAATCCCAGCCTCCACCGGGCTACGGTTCGCAATCGCAATGCGGTTCGCAAATAGCAAGTCCAGCCGGAGGTCAAGTAATGTCGCCGGGCTCTCACTACGCCCCTAGCCATGCGAGTGACCAACCAATGACTTCACCAGCCGCCGGAGCGCTCGCGCCTCAACACGTACCTCAAAACGTACAACAAAATTCGGCgcagatgacgaggcattgcAGTCTTCAGGGTCACCCAACGACACCCCAAGGATTTTACGCCGGTGGAAGTGGAGGAGGAATAACTGGAACCGGAACAGGTGCTTACGGATGTCGAAACGTCAACTGCGCGCAGTTGCATCGTCCCGACGAAACCTGTGCCATTCATCCCCAAACGCAATCCCTGCAGAGTCACGGTCAAATTTCACAGCAGTGTGCAGGTCAGCCTCGAAACGGATCGACGTCAAACTGCCCGCTACTATCGCCAGCCTCGAACCAATCGGCAACAACGGTTAAGAACAACACGAATAACAATCATTCCAACAATCGGTGCAGCCAAATAGCTCACCAAGGTCAAACAGGGCATCGACAAGGCGTTCAGCCAACCAACGAATCTCCGcaccaccatcaccatcatcatcatcttccGAATGTGGCTAATCCGACGGTACGAAACCCTGTGAACCAATGCCAACAAATGACTCCCGGGCACTGTCCTCAGGCCGGCATGGGAGGCCAAAAGGTACGCGGAGCTGTGGTAAGCCAACAAAATCAGCAAACACAACCTGGTGCTAATGTCTGCGGACAGATGACCGGTGGCGGTTGTAGTCAGCAGAGTGCTGCGACGGTTCAGGGCCAGACGAACCTCGGCTGTGGTCCGCAGTCGTGTTCGATGCACCACGGTTGTCAACCGCAGATGTCGCCAAGCCATTTCACTTGCGGTTGCCAATGGGGCTACACGACGGAAACGTGCTTTCACAGCCACGATGCGAACATGCCGGAAATTCAGTGCCGGGATATAAGCCAGTCCCAGCAGGGTTCGCCCGTAAAACCGCCCCAGGGGATGAGGCAGGACTCGTACAGACGAACCCTCGAGTATGTTGAGCAGTGCAGAAACTGGTCGGGTAATGCGCAGGCTCAGGTCCATGAGACGGGGGTTTCTAGCTCAACTCACCCCCTTTCTCTCCCCCAACCTCTGCCAGCGAGCGCTAATATGATCGTAAACGACATGACGTCGTCCCTGAGTTCTCTTCTAGAGGAGAATCGGTATCTTCAAATGATTCAATAA